In one window of uncultured Sphaerochaeta sp. DNA:
- the amrB gene encoding AmmeMemoRadiSam system protein B gives MSMLDSYHHMIFYPEDQETLSLATAKREAEVYLRSLPSAILVPHAAYQFSLEALHRSFSVAGHLKPSLIVFLGPLHQEVLEADAPSFLFTSSMDGISIAGVEHRFANTLIKELTASHAPFFAQEDSYLVEEPALELTLPMIHSYFPDVPVLPILASSCTSEQIQTYQKVLESVVEKEKNVLFIVSSNANALLSSPQAEEDARTFISRLSTGVSLLENRRGERISSCNSSSLEALRRLTVLSGNWTMNGYFGKQGEQPEIKDYNDMKEKHVWHISAYQGETNA, from the coding sequence ATGAGCATGCTTGACAGTTACCACCATATGATCTTCTACCCTGAGGACCAAGAAACACTCTCCCTTGCAACGGCAAAGAGAGAAGCGGAAGTGTATCTACGCTCTCTTCCCTCTGCAATTCTTGTACCTCATGCGGCCTACCAGTTTTCACTGGAGGCTCTGCATAGGAGCTTTTCAGTGGCAGGTCACCTGAAGCCCTCCTTGATTGTTTTTCTTGGACCCTTGCATCAGGAAGTGCTGGAAGCAGATGCTCCATCTTTCCTGTTCACCAGCAGTATGGATGGAATATCCATAGCCGGTGTTGAACATCGATTTGCAAATACCTTGATCAAGGAACTCACTGCCTCCCATGCTCCTTTCTTTGCCCAAGAAGACAGCTACCTGGTAGAGGAGCCTGCTCTTGAGCTGACGCTTCCCATGATTCACAGCTACTTCCCTGATGTCCCGGTACTCCCCATTCTTGCTTCCTCATGTACCAGTGAACAAATACAGACCTATCAAAAGGTTCTTGAGTCTGTTGTAGAAAAAGAGAAAAACGTACTGTTCATCGTCTCCTCTAATGCAAACGCACTACTTTCTTCTCCACAGGCGGAGGAAGATGCAAGGACTTTCATTTCGCGTCTGAGTACAGGTGTGAGCCTCCTGGAAAACAGGAGAGGAGAGAGGATTAGCAGCTGCAATAGCTCAAGCTTAGAAGCACTACGCAGACTGACCGTTCTCTCTGGGAACTGGACGATGAATGGATACTTTGGCAAGCAAGGTGAACAACCAGAGATCAAGGATTATAACGATATGAAGGAAAAACATGTTTGGCACATCAGTGCATATCAAGGAGAAACGAATGCATAA
- a CDS encoding iron ABC transporter permease has protein sequence MHILPHSSKGKLTGLFALALAGACYSLCMGAIALSPGQLLAGLTSSLTNGGSLSMIMHLRMVRIASALLCGSALSLSGSLLQQTLNNPMAGPSLLGINASAALSVLLGMLLFPSLAQLLPLFSSVGALVGSLIVFSLAAMYRFSRLTLILSGIALSTVLGAVSDALLTIFPDLVAVKVDFLVGSFAHITFAQLSLLSPLLVMAMLIACLMGRPLTMLSLGDECATSLGLRVNRVRLLLLALSAILSALAISLCGLVGFLGLLVPHIARKMIPAHEALHLPFTALLGGCIALFADTTARLIFAPYELPVGIVLSALGGPSFLVVLIKYRRGDRYA, from the coding sequence ATGCATATCTTACCTCACTCTTCTAAGGGAAAACTAACCGGACTGTTCGCTCTCGCTTTAGCCGGTGCATGTTATTCGCTTTGCATGGGTGCTATTGCCCTCTCTCCAGGGCAGTTGCTTGCTGGGTTGACTTCCAGTCTTACAAACGGGGGAAGCCTTTCCATGATCATGCATCTGCGCATGGTCCGTATAGCTTCCGCATTACTCTGTGGCAGTGCACTCTCGCTCTCAGGTTCCTTGTTGCAACAGACCCTGAACAACCCCATGGCCGGTCCAAGCCTCTTGGGCATAAACGCATCAGCGGCGCTCTCGGTATTGCTTGGTATGCTCCTCTTCCCTTCTCTTGCACAGCTCTTGCCACTGTTCTCATCAGTGGGGGCACTCGTTGGCAGTTTGATCGTGTTTTCCCTCGCAGCCATGTATCGATTCAGCCGACTCACCCTCATACTCAGTGGTATTGCCTTATCTACCGTACTTGGTGCTGTCAGTGATGCGTTACTGACAATCTTTCCTGATCTTGTGGCTGTGAAAGTAGACTTTCTTGTTGGTTCTTTTGCCCATATCACGTTCGCTCAGCTTTCCTTGCTCTCTCCTCTCTTAGTGATGGCCATGCTCATTGCCTGCCTGATGGGTCGTCCGCTAACGATGCTCAGTCTTGGCGATGAGTGTGCAACATCTCTTGGACTCAGGGTCAATCGGGTTCGTCTCTTGCTCTTGGCTTTAAGTGCAATACTTAGCGCACTTGCGATCAGTTTATGTGGTCTGGTCGGGTTCCTTGGGCTGTTGGTACCCCACATAGCCAGAAAAATGATACCAGCCCACGAGGCACTCCATCTTCCCTTCACCGCCTTGCTTGGTGGGTGCATCGCCCTCTTCGCAGATACCACTGCCCGATTGATATTCGCACCCTATGAGCTACCGGTAGGTATTGTACTCTCTGCTCTGGGAGGACCAAGCTTCTTGGTTGTCTTGATCAAGTACAGACGAGGAGATAGGTATGCTTGA
- a CDS encoding cyanophycin synthetase translates to MQISSFEDVIRFTEQFTNLEKQTSHYTTRTYRLDRMHDLLAHLGNPERAFKKIHLAGSKGKGSTASYLASALTSMGYKTGLYLSPHLVDYRERFTLSGTFFDDSLLVSTGQELADSIEGFTFRDEWGETNPTTFELFTAYAYLLFKNSGCSWAIIETGLGGRLDATNTIIPEASVLCPIELEHTKILGSTIREIATEKSKIIKRGVPVFIGLEEGEALDVFLTEAEEQHSTPYLLKEHLGSLTSSTTSDGEKVHYRWKNGEEEHLCLSMRGLVQAQNSALAMLVLKTLNLFDKAMLPAIESNQIPGRFQQLSKDPCLYVDGAHTTRSLKALLSSFSSLHPTKENTVIFGALEDKDHTHMLSLLLDYFQRIIISRPGTFKKSDINQLYELLLDLAAKREKQYEILLIEDNLSALKEALSHTAKEGAILTCGSFYLAGGITSAYEQVRSSHESQLA, encoded by the coding sequence ATGCAAATTTCCAGCTTTGAAGATGTAATCCGCTTCACCGAGCAGTTCACCAATCTCGAGAAGCAGACATCCCACTATACCACTCGCACTTATCGACTTGACAGGATGCACGACCTGCTTGCCCACTTGGGCAACCCTGAACGGGCCTTCAAGAAAATTCATCTTGCAGGGTCAAAAGGAAAGGGTTCAACGGCAAGTTACCTGGCAAGTGCCCTTACCAGCATGGGGTATAAAACAGGCTTATACCTTTCCCCTCACCTGGTTGATTACCGGGAGCGGTTTACCCTAAGTGGTACCTTCTTTGACGATTCCTTGCTCGTTTCAACCGGCCAGGAGTTGGCAGACAGCATTGAGGGGTTCACCTTCCGCGATGAATGGGGGGAGACAAATCCTACCACATTTGAACTCTTCACCGCCTATGCTTATCTGCTCTTCAAGAACAGCGGCTGCAGCTGGGCGATTATTGAGACCGGCCTCGGTGGACGTCTTGATGCAACCAATACCATCATCCCTGAGGCAAGTGTGCTCTGCCCCATTGAGCTCGAGCATACCAAGATTCTCGGCTCCACCATCAGGGAAATTGCCACAGAGAAAAGCAAGATCATCAAGAGAGGAGTACCTGTATTCATTGGCCTCGAAGAGGGTGAAGCCTTGGATGTATTCCTCACTGAAGCAGAGGAGCAACACAGTACTCCCTACCTACTCAAGGAACATCTGGGTTCCCTGACAAGCAGCACTACCAGTGATGGGGAAAAAGTCCACTACCGGTGGAAGAATGGGGAAGAGGAGCATCTCTGCCTTTCCATGCGAGGATTGGTCCAAGCACAGAATAGTGCGCTGGCCATGCTTGTACTGAAGACACTCAATCTCTTTGACAAGGCGATGCTCCCTGCCATCGAGTCAAATCAGATACCAGGGAGATTCCAGCAGCTCTCAAAAGACCCCTGTCTCTATGTGGATGGTGCACACACCACCCGATCCTTGAAAGCCCTACTCTCTTCCTTTTCAAGCCTGCATCCTACCAAGGAAAATACGGTGATTTTTGGAGCACTTGAGGACAAGGATCATACCCACATGCTCTCACTCCTGCTCGACTATTTCCAGAGAATCATCATCAGCAGGCCAGGTACATTCAAGAAGAGTGATATCAATCAACTGTATGAGCTTCTCTTGGATCTTGCAGCAAAGCGAGAGAAACAGTACGAAATTCTTTTGATCGAGGACAATCTCTCAGCATTGAAAGAAGCACTTTCCCATACGGCAAAAGAAGGGGCCATCCTTACCTGTGGATCATTCTACCTTGCCGGAGGTATAACATCTGCCTATGAGCAGGTCAGGAGTTCACATGAGTCTCAACTGGCGTGA
- a CDS encoding ABC transporter ATP-binding protein — MLEAQNLSGGYPGKTVIQNASLSLAKGELIAILGLNGSGKSTLLKILAGLLPKEQGNLLLDKKPLSEYEPKLLGRCIAYHGQRHEIPDMNTRTLLAHSRYPYQGFVRRLDERDHKAIEQATKRMQLQDVLDTPLKHLSGGYQQRSFLAMTLAREADYLLFDEPDAHLDISQVYMVHQLLQDLASEGHCVVASLHDLSEALRIASRIILIDQQTVAFDGNPQEAVACGILEETFGVVINRYDRFYRFSLR, encoded by the coding sequence ATGCTTGAAGCACAAAACCTTAGTGGAGGATACCCAGGAAAAACGGTTATCCAGAATGCCTCCCTCTCCCTTGCGAAAGGGGAGCTCATAGCAATACTGGGCTTAAATGGGAGTGGTAAATCAACCCTTCTGAAAATCTTGGCTGGCTTACTACCGAAAGAACAAGGAAACCTGCTATTGGACAAAAAACCACTTTCTGAGTATGAACCGAAGCTTCTGGGACGATGTATAGCCTACCATGGGCAACGTCATGAAATTCCAGATATGAATACCAGAACCCTGCTTGCCCACAGCAGGTATCCCTATCAAGGATTTGTAAGGAGACTCGATGAGAGAGACCATAAAGCCATCGAGCAGGCAACCAAGAGAATGCAACTCCAGGATGTACTGGATACCCCTCTTAAACACTTGAGCGGAGGATATCAGCAACGCTCCTTTCTCGCGATGACCCTTGCAAGGGAAGCAGACTATCTCCTTTTTGATGAGCCGGATGCCCATCTAGATATCTCACAGGTGTATATGGTCCACCAGCTCCTGCAGGACCTGGCATCTGAGGGTCACTGCGTTGTGGCTTCCCTACACGACCTCTCAGAAGCTTTGAGGATTGCAAGTAGGATCATCCTTATCGACCAGCAAACGGTCGCATTTGATGGGAATCCCCAAGAAGCAGTTGCCTGTGGAATCCTCGAAGAAACCTTCGGTGTTGTGATCAACAGATATGACCGTTTTTACCGGTTTTCACTGCGTTGA
- a CDS encoding NFACT family protein translates to MSLNWREIALILEELPLVGSSLQRTTQHDFHSLSWHFYHPEAGRWTLYTEVGTPFSRLHELRKPITANQMGKTAKLQRFIQFCRANLEGAQVESVYQQPFDRVVRLRMNNHGTILNLYLRFYSGPGANILVTDEHDILLDLLYRRPGREEQSGQPFTLPEPKAEEGKVFLVRERTGDSFNEQIEEAYGEQSNTLTREELVGRVERKMERELKSLNTTLNSLIRTSANTQDFIHFKKFGDLLSANQHLLKGTLDEITLEDWETGEPLTIPLDDKILSRENIHLYYEKYQKAKKTHENAMGEVEKTKALIVQRESHYLALLDPNRDQLQAIRSLTKELEESSGSEPQKNQSPGLTIQSGSFTLLVGRNAKENDELLRHYVKGNDYWMHTRDVPGGYVFIKYIRGKSVPLEVLLDAANLALIFSKAKNQGRADLYYTQVKHLRRAKGGKTGLVLPTQEKNLTVTLDEGRLSRLLLGHEHA, encoded by the coding sequence ATGAGTCTCAACTGGCGTGAGATAGCACTTATCCTGGAGGAACTGCCCTTGGTGGGCAGTTCATTGCAACGCACTACCCAACATGACTTCCACTCTCTCAGCTGGCACTTCTATCACCCTGAGGCAGGGAGGTGGACTCTGTACACCGAGGTAGGCACCCCTTTCAGCCGACTCCATGAACTTAGGAAACCCATTACTGCAAACCAGATGGGAAAGACAGCAAAGCTCCAGCGTTTTATCCAGTTTTGTCGTGCAAATCTGGAGGGTGCTCAGGTTGAATCAGTCTATCAACAACCCTTTGACCGGGTTGTACGCCTACGTATGAACAACCATGGTACGATACTGAATCTCTATCTTCGCTTCTACAGTGGGCCAGGAGCAAATATCCTGGTCACCGATGAGCATGATATCCTCCTCGACCTGCTTTATAGACGACCAGGACGAGAGGAACAGAGTGGACAACCATTCACGCTTCCTGAGCCGAAAGCGGAAGAGGGAAAAGTGTTTCTTGTCAGAGAGAGAACCGGCGATTCCTTCAATGAGCAAATTGAGGAAGCGTACGGAGAGCAGAGCAATACACTTACCCGTGAAGAGCTGGTTGGACGCGTTGAGCGCAAGATGGAACGGGAGCTCAAGAGTCTGAATACCACACTCAACAGTCTCATACGCACCAGCGCGAACACTCAGGATTTCATCCATTTCAAAAAGTTCGGCGATCTTCTCAGTGCAAACCAGCATCTACTCAAAGGTACACTGGATGAGATAACCTTGGAAGATTGGGAGACGGGAGAACCACTAACCATACCCCTGGATGACAAGATCCTCTCTCGCGAGAATATTCATCTCTACTATGAGAAATACCAGAAAGCCAAGAAAACCCACGAGAACGCCATGGGAGAGGTTGAGAAAACCAAAGCGCTCATTGTCCAGAGAGAATCACACTACCTGGCGCTGCTTGACCCCAACCGTGACCAACTACAGGCGATCAGGAGCCTGACAAAGGAACTGGAAGAGAGCTCTGGGAGTGAACCACAAAAGAACCAGAGTCCGGGCCTCACCATCCAAAGTGGTTCGTTCACCCTGCTTGTTGGCCGTAATGCCAAGGAAAACGACGAATTGCTCCGTCACTACGTGAAGGGAAATGACTATTGGATGCACACCCGAGATGTCCCTGGAGGGTATGTATTCATCAAGTACATCAGGGGAAAGAGTGTGCCACTGGAGGTCCTGCTTGATGCAGCAAACCTCGCACTTATCTTCAGCAAGGCAAAAAACCAGGGTCGTGCAGATCTGTACTATACCCAGGTAAAGCATCTAAGAAGGGCAAAGGGAGGGAAAACCGGGTTGGTTCTTCCTACCCAGGAGAAAAACTTAACAGTTACACTGGACGAAGGGAGACTTTCACGATTACTTTTAGGACATGAGCATGCTTGA
- a CDS encoding (4Fe-4S)-binding protein, producing the protein MALTEQTIKALKAEGFLHNRGTENFSARIITGNGTLQAERLSQLSNLSETYGDGMVSLTGRLTVEIPGIPYSRIPAFREEVASLSLKTGGTGAKVRPVVACKGSTCIYGLADTQSLAQRIHTAFYEGWHEVIFPHKFKIAVGGCPNSCVKPELNDLGIVGQRMMHLSPECKACGRCISEKRCPMGAIKQREDGKRYINRSLCNNCSRCLDTCPFGKINADEPRYKLYLGGRWGKQKRYGTPLPLLYSEEQLFPLISRILNLYKEEGRPGERFSSVVERLGMDHIARVLHETV; encoded by the coding sequence ATGGCGCTTACAGAACAAACGATCAAAGCATTGAAGGCAGAAGGGTTTCTACATAATAGAGGAACAGAGAACTTTTCCGCCCGTATCATTACAGGGAACGGTACATTACAGGCAGAGAGGCTCTCACAACTCTCCAACCTCAGTGAGACCTATGGGGATGGAATGGTAAGCCTTACCGGTAGGCTCACCGTTGAGATCCCCGGCATCCCCTACTCCCGTATTCCTGCATTCCGGGAGGAGGTTGCTTCCCTCTCCCTGAAAACCGGAGGTACAGGAGCGAAGGTCAGACCGGTTGTAGCCTGTAAGGGAAGCACTTGCATCTATGGACTGGCTGACACCCAATCTCTTGCACAGAGAATCCATACAGCATTTTATGAAGGTTGGCATGAGGTCATCTTTCCCCACAAATTCAAGATAGCAGTGGGAGGATGTCCAAACAGTTGTGTAAAGCCTGAGCTCAATGATCTTGGCATTGTAGGACAGAGAATGATGCATCTATCACCTGAGTGCAAGGCTTGTGGCCGTTGCATCAGTGAGAAGCGCTGCCCGATGGGAGCAATCAAGCAACGTGAAGATGGGAAACGGTATATTAACCGCAGCCTCTGCAACAACTGTAGCCGATGCCTCGATACCTGCCCATTTGGAAAAATAAATGCAGATGAGCCCCGCTACAAACTTTATCTCGGAGGCCGATGGGGCAAGCAGAAACGGTATGGGACACCACTTCCCCTATTGTATAGTGAGGAACAGCTCTTCCCTTTGATCTCCCGGATATTGAACCTCTACAAAGAAGAGGGAAGACCAGGAGAGCGTTTTTCATCCGTGGTGGAACGCCTCGGGATGGACCATATTGCGAGGGTACTACATGAAACTGTATAA
- a CDS encoding YicC/YloC family endoribonuclease: MTGYGFSESVCEKFQLAVELKSYNNRYLDINHNIPYYLSPFEIEIDNRVKAVAKRGHVEVNIRVKNLVSDVRLTVDPTAVKQYTDAFAQIAALSAKALKPQLSDYLGSEGVLSSVRESDSEQYRLLLFSTLEEALSQLAESKQREGNSTKADLKRLGEVIQAGLDVVSSHADELEALVKTNLRSRFEEMLGDQNYDENRILSEVAVMLVKYSVSEEIKRLSIHLKEYFSLLEETEPVGKRLDFLCQEMNREINTIGSKSQMVALNIQVVRMKDGLENIREQVRNIE, from the coding sequence ATGACAGGATACGGATTCTCTGAATCCGTGTGCGAGAAATTCCAACTCGCGGTCGAGTTGAAGTCATACAACAACCGATATCTCGATATCAATCATAATATACCTTACTACCTCTCTCCCTTTGAGATTGAGATTGACAATAGGGTGAAAGCCGTTGCAAAACGTGGTCATGTTGAGGTGAATATCCGGGTCAAGAATCTTGTCAGTGATGTCCGTCTTACGGTCGATCCTACAGCTGTCAAGCAATACACCGATGCATTTGCTCAAATTGCTGCACTCTCTGCCAAGGCTCTCAAACCCCAGCTCTCGGACTATCTTGGTAGTGAAGGGGTTCTCTCCAGTGTACGGGAGAGTGATAGTGAGCAATATCGGCTCCTGCTTTTCTCCACTTTGGAAGAGGCGCTCAGCCAACTCGCAGAGAGCAAGCAGCGGGAAGGTAATTCCACCAAAGCTGACCTGAAAAGGTTGGGAGAGGTTATCCAGGCAGGATTGGATGTAGTAAGCAGTCATGCCGATGAACTGGAAGCGTTGGTCAAGACGAACCTTCGAAGTCGTTTCGAGGAGATGCTGGGAGACCAGAACTATGATGAAAACCGCATTCTCAGTGAAGTTGCGGTAATGCTGGTCAAGTATTCGGTGAGTGAGGAGATCAAGCGTCTTTCCATCCACCTGAAGGAGTACTTCTCTCTCCTAGAGGAGACAGAGCCTGTGGGTAAGCGCCTCGATTTTCTCTGCCAGGAGATGAATCGTGAGATAAACACCATTGGAAGCAAGAGCCAGATGGTTGCATTGAACATCCAAGTGGTCAGGATGAAAGATGGATTGGAAAATATCCGGGAACAAGTCCGTAATATCGAGTAA
- a CDS encoding (d)CMP kinase — MVRIAISGKSGCGNTTVSSKVAQALGFEMINFTFRNLSEEKGIDFWHFCKMAEESDEYDLEVDRRQVEMALARENCVLGSRLAIWMLKEADLKIYLTATTEERARRITEREGGSYEKRLEQTKMRDANDSARYLRLYDINNSDTSVADLVIDTTELQSDEVAKIIIEEARKRETQ, encoded by the coding sequence ATGGTGCGTATAGCAATCAGTGGAAAGAGCGGCTGTGGGAATACCACGGTTTCCAGCAAGGTAGCCCAAGCATTGGGCTTTGAGATGATAAACTTCACATTCCGAAACCTCAGTGAGGAGAAAGGAATTGATTTCTGGCACTTCTGTAAGATGGCAGAGGAGAGTGATGAGTATGACCTGGAGGTAGACCGCAGACAGGTGGAGATGGCACTTGCACGAGAAAATTGCGTGCTGGGCAGCCGTTTGGCAATTTGGATGCTCAAGGAAGCTGACTTGAAAATCTATCTTACTGCCACTACAGAGGAGCGGGCAAGACGTATTACCGAGCGCGAAGGCGGATCCTATGAGAAGCGTCTCGAGCAGACCAAGATGCGTGATGCCAATGACAGTGCTCGTTATCTCAGGCTCTATGACATTAACAACAGCGACACATCAGTCGCCGACCTGGTGATTGATACCACCGAGTTGCAGTCGGATGAAGTGGCAAAAATCATCATAGAAGAGGCAAGGAAGCGTGAAACACAGTAG
- a CDS encoding ABC transporter substrate-binding protein: MKLYKWIVPLLMVLLVSCGTKAHSSQAGREMTVVALSSSLAELWILTGGDVAATTDDAFQEHPVGVSEDCINLGSVKNPSIEQILSLDPDLVLLSPMLPSHQGIKGQLESFQIECKAFDLDTMELYLEALRWCSEITGNDNAYWTHGEETATRTQSIISSFSPSQEERVLLLRAHSTKVKALDERSLVGAMLRDLEIETLSDQYPSLLDQLSWEIILKEDPTLILVVPMGDVSLAEAQVQTFIRDNPILSNVQAIKTGSVQLLPKALFGYKPNDRWDESYAYLTSLF, translated from the coding sequence ATGAAACTGTATAAGTGGATAGTGCCTTTACTCATGGTACTGCTTGTCTCATGCGGTACCAAGGCGCACTCCAGCCAGGCTGGGCGTGAGATGACGGTGGTTGCACTCTCCTCCTCCTTGGCTGAACTCTGGATCCTCACAGGGGGTGATGTTGCAGCTACAACTGATGATGCCTTCCAGGAACACCCCGTTGGAGTGAGTGAGGATTGCATCAACCTTGGATCGGTAAAAAACCCGAGCATCGAACAAATCCTCTCCCTCGACCCGGATCTGGTCTTGCTCTCCCCAATGCTCCCAAGTCACCAAGGTATCAAGGGTCAGCTGGAATCGTTCCAGATAGAGTGCAAAGCTTTTGATCTTGATACAATGGAACTTTACCTGGAAGCCTTGCGGTGGTGTAGCGAGATAACAGGAAATGATAATGCCTACTGGACTCATGGAGAGGAGACTGCAACACGCACTCAATCAATCATCTCATCGTTTTCCCCTTCTCAAGAAGAACGAGTTCTCTTGCTCAGAGCCCATAGTACCAAGGTAAAAGCGCTTGATGAACGTTCCCTGGTAGGGGCCATGCTTCGAGACCTGGAGATCGAGACACTCTCTGACCAGTACCCTTCCCTTCTTGATCAACTGAGCTGGGAGATTATCCTGAAAGAGGACCCCACTCTGATCCTGGTTGTCCCCATGGGAGATGTTTCACTAGCAGAAGCACAGGTACAGACCTTTATCCGTGACAACCCGATTCTCTCCAACGTGCAGGCAATCAAGACAGGCAGTGTACAGCTACTGCCAAAAGCTTTGTTCGGCTATAAACCAAACGATAGATGGGATGAAAGTTATGCATATCTTACCTCACTCTTCTAA
- the miaA gene encoding tRNA (adenosine(37)-N6)-dimethylallyltransferase MiaA, translating into MKSISKSLTSSNAFSRIIFLFGPTGVGKTELLLDLDPQRFSVINADSIQVYRHLDIGSAKASKEVQNAITHHLIDVQDPWEQFSVGDFINYADEACENIHREGKIPVISGGTAYYFKHFLYGLSEAPPSDESIRAQVSAEIEAKGNEWAYRRLGEVDPISAERIHPSDMYRVSRALEVYEASGKPLSSFSLPTIARNGMQPLVIGLVRDSALLRSRLSLRIKMMFDEGLEDEIRSLIRMGAKSSWPGLQGIGYKEFFQAMEHGEWSRSIIADQIERNSRFYAKRQMTFFKSFSEVMWMDPADKESILTEIEQYCCS; encoded by the coding sequence GTGAAATCCATTTCGAAGAGTCTGACGAGTAGCAACGCTTTCAGCCGCATTATTTTTCTCTTCGGTCCCACTGGGGTCGGAAAAACAGAACTTCTGCTGGATCTTGATCCGCAGAGGTTTTCTGTTATCAACGCAGACTCCATCCAGGTTTACCGGCATCTGGACATAGGTTCGGCAAAGGCTTCCAAGGAAGTACAGAATGCGATAACTCACCATCTCATTGATGTGCAGGACCCGTGGGAACAGTTCAGTGTAGGTGATTTCATCAACTACGCAGATGAGGCATGTGAGAACATCCATCGGGAAGGGAAAATCCCCGTCATCAGTGGTGGAACCGCTTATTACTTCAAACATTTTCTCTACGGCCTCAGTGAGGCCCCTCCCAGCGATGAGTCCATTCGAGCCCAAGTATCTGCAGAGATTGAAGCAAAGGGAAATGAGTGGGCATATAGACGTCTTGGTGAGGTGGACCCCATCTCAGCTGAGCGAATTCATCCAAGTGACATGTACCGGGTGAGCAGGGCCCTGGAAGTCTATGAGGCAAGTGGTAAACCCCTAAGCAGTTTTTCTCTTCCTACCATTGCCAGAAATGGTATGCAGCCTCTGGTTATTGGCTTGGTGCGTGATAGCGCTCTTCTCCGCAGCAGGCTTAGCCTGAGGATTAAGATGATGTTCGACGAGGGCCTGGAGGATGAAATTCGTTCCCTTATAAGAATGGGAGCTAAAAGTTCCTGGCCAGGATTACAAGGTATCGGTTACAAGGAGTTCTTTCAGGCAATGGAACATGGCGAGTGGTCCCGTTCCATCATTGCCGACCAGATAGAGAGAAACAGCCGCTTCTATGCGAAGCGGCAGATGACATTTTTCAAGAGCTTTTCAGAAGTAATGTGGATGGATCCTGCTGATAAGGAATCAATACTTACTGAGATTGAGCAGTATTGCTGTTCTTGA